TAAAGTGCATTTCCAATGCTACGCCTTCCCAGGTGTAGGAAGGCTCGGGGcttcacacacactgctcaaaGGTTGATGCCCAGAAATGTCCATAGCACAGCAAAAAATAAGTCTGagttttttaaaggaaaatctTGCACAGTAAACCTTTAAGATGCTGCTGTTGAAATGCATGGAAAGGCTTGTATTTTTGTTGACAGAAATAGAGACAGACACGTTTGTTCATTGAATTCATGAAAGCGGTTTAACATCACGCGTCTGCCCAATGACACAGCtgtaacagtaaaatatgtctGGTGTTCTAGTCGTTTAATAAACTCACTGtctatttacatttaatttggaaAAACTCCACACAATTTATTGAAATGCAAGGTGAGTCACAGCAAATTTCTTCATAACTCTTAGACATTATACTAAAGTGCCATGTTTTTTAGGGTGGCGAAGAGGAAACTTTCAGTGAAAATGGTTaagaacagaaacagagacagtcAGTGATCAGTTTTAGATTCTATTGACATGAAATCAGCAATCACTATTGGCCCAAATGGAACATCCCTAAtgtgaaattattaaaatatcattGACAATCctttataacataatataaatgCAGAAAAAGAGCAGAATAGCACTTGATGTATAATGTCCTTCAGCTTGTAATTGCAAGAAAGACAAAACTGACTGTAAGCTCCTAATTCTACATTTCCCTCATTACGCtattgttttacacatttaactAGATTTCACTTGAGGCTATAATTTGAGAATATAAAAGAATGACCACTAATggcaacaaaaataaagaaagttaGGATAAAAGACTGAGCCAGCTGAAGTAAAGATTCTAATATGCTGCTGAAGACTGAGAGCTATCCAGAGGTGAGCTCAATAGACAATTTACTAACTCAAAAATGAGATTACAGACTCACTGTCActtatttgatcatttgaagAGGCGAtccacacctgcacacacaagCAGTAACAATACCTACTTCATCTCTGGTCATTCGTCAGGCAAAATTACAattcttaaataaatgtacagtagtACACAGAATGTACACAGAAATGCTGCTCACCTGAAAGCTCTTTGGAGTCTCAATGGGGAAAAACTACACTGAACAAAGTTGTGGAAAAGTAACAACAGCCAAAAAAGTACTTTGCACAATATCTTCTCTCACTGTCACAGCAGTCATGATTAATGTAGCGGGCCGTAGTTTATGTGCAAATACAGTGgacattttgttaaatgaataacgATAAACATGACGGAGACTTTTGTAGTTTTACTGTAACACAGGTAAAAGTTGCCTTAATACATACAGTAGCTTTTGTCATGTAAATCAGGTCACTGCTGAGTCAGTGTATAAGACCCGTTGTCCCAAGCacaactgaaaaaacaacaaaccacagttgGATCGCACTCGTCAGAGCTGAGCTTGCCTCGGACCGGTACACAATTCTGCCATCCAGAGGCTGAGTAGGTCTGAAGATGTCGGTCATCGGCTGCCCCGTCCAAAATCGACACTTCTGAGCGATTGCATCCAGCTAGAGTagagagaaatagaaagtgTAAATTATTTATGAGCTGAAGGGAGGTTTATACAGGGAGGAACGTGACAAGATGTCAGAAGTTAGGAGTACAGATTTGACTTGTTTTCATCAGAAGTTGCGTAAGTTCATATTTTTACTATAGCTCTTATACGTCTTATTTATAATTACcaaaattgtaataataaaagttttaatttatgtCTCAAATCAATACAGACAGGATGCCTTTTAAAGATGCAATAAATGACATTCAGCAAACAACTATTTTCTATGTAAAGAGATAGTAGAGTAATGGCAGCCATCGCCGAGAATTAAGCCACActacgtctgtgtgtgttgttatcagAGTTGCTCTCTTCTGTTTTGGTGGCTGCACCGGCCGAACGTTACTGCATCCAAGTCCATCCATGTCCTCTACGTCCATTTCCAAGATGGCACAAACTGAAATAATAGCTTAACAGTGCACTAAAATATgtctctgaaaacatttgaggcaGAAAAAGGCAATGCAGTAACAGAATCTTGATACAAGTTTGATCAGCATTGCCCAGTGTGACAGTTTTATTTGACTTTCATGAGCTgtcagctttctttttttttcaactttactGAGTAAACggcacacacatttattttggtctGAGATGTTGGTGCTATAGAGCGACTTCTAGTGGCTGAAAGTCGTGTATTgcacaggcggggagttccaatcctctgcaatgaggccaacatggaagtaacttaaaactgcattctatcaaaaggccaccagggggcgaccgttttggtgtcaaaaggacttccgtctctatacaagtcaatggagaattcaccaacttctcacttgatttctaacctcagtaaacgttttcaaaatgtgtttatggtctcaatcgctagtttaaagccttcttcaatgcagtatgatgttcatttgtgaaattttggcctccctgattttatatttgatgataaagcagggtatgcattagggcgtggctacgtcgtgattgaaaggttgattggttcacaggttcaggggggcgcctctttctcctcctgatgcccatataagtagaatctgtggggggtttttacccggcatgcaccggaaattttcaagatggcgctgctcagatccgaaactattcgcttccaagcagcagtccacaaaccaatgggtgacgtcacggatgttacgtccattttatatacagtctatggtattgCAACTTTAATCTATTGAACAGAAATAGTTGCTTGCACACCTGTTGACTGCTGATGGAGATAGTCTTGTGAAACACCGTCCAGGCAACTGCCTGTTCACATCCTGGTGTCGTCATGGAGCCCACATAGCGGTAGTAACTGTGGAGGTCCTTGGCGGCTGGGATGATGTCACTGAGTCGAAAGTTTGAAATCACTGTGGCGCTGCCTTAACACATAAGAAGGGTGAAAGAGAGTGAAGAAGCAAAGTTAGGAAATTCAAAGTCACAAGCTGAGGGCCTTATAATGGTTTTTTAAAAGGTTCATGACTttggatttttacatttttcacatttaagaaaccAAACTCGTACCATTGTTCTGTACTTGGCCCAAAGCAGCTATTACTGTGTCCAAGTGAGGATGATCGTCTGTCGTTtcctgtgaggaaaaaaaaccaTCAGCTGTCTTTTCTAAATTataatttgtttatattttactaAGAGTTGTGAAGATGAATCTAGCACCATGCAGTACCTCAAACAGGAAGGCGAGCAGAGCTATACCCGCCATATCATGTTCTGCCTCGGCCAGAGAGCCGTACGGTTCCTTGATGTGGACTATATGCAGCTGGATGGACAGAATAgagttacagtaaaatgaagtacattatatacagtatactgagTGTGTTCAAACATTTACTGTCCTCTGATCCCTTTatgttaaataattaataatggaCAGTTGCAGTTTTCCACTGTGATTTGCTGACTCATGTTTGGAGCTGTTTTGAAATATacgttaaatgttaaaaaacattttaaaaactgtattgaCACTTAACTATATTTAGATAAATACTCCTGTATAGTTCACTTGTGTTTGCAGttttgtaaaagtaaaagtttggAGAAGCTGaagcaaaaaaatatgttttccaaTACAACATTATTGTTTCCATAGCAACAAATGATGTGTCCACTGTGTCCTCAGTGACGTACCTCCATTGGGAATCTCTCTCCATCGATGGTGTGCTCTGATCCTGGTCTCCCGTTCCCTCCCCAGTGAAAGTGAAACTGGGCGGCTCTGTAGTGACCCGGCAGAGCTCCTCCGGTTAGTCGGACTGACTGCGGCAGAGCAAAGTGAGCTGCGGGGAAGAGTCACAGGATATTAATCAGCCAGAGGTGTTCCAACATCTGGCACAAAAGTcaagcagaggagaagagaacaGTGTAATTACCAGAGTGTCCTTTGTTTTCCACTGTAATGTTGATTCTGTTGGTGTGACCAATGAAGTCGAAGGGTGGCAGGGCGGTGTTGACGTGCACTTTGCTGGTGACGATGTTAATTGGGGATTGGCGTAATCCTCCACAGCTGGGAAACTGAGCTGCCCAGCGGCTCGGGTCTAAACAACAGAAACGGGAGCAACAGCATCACACTTAAAGCTCTGCTGACTGTATCGTGTCTGAATGTTCTTCTCACAAAGTAATATTTCTAAGTAACATTCAGTACTAATGTTAAAAGATTACTAGTACTGCTGATCCCACTGAGAATGAACACCACTCTTCTGCTTCCAGCTCATCTGATTGTTTTGGTTTAGAGTGTTTACTTCCCAATGAGAGATCAGcacaagttttatttttt
This Scomber scombrus chromosome 14, fScoSco1.1, whole genome shotgun sequence DNA region includes the following protein-coding sequences:
- the ca4c gene encoding carbonic anhydrase IV c, with translation MDFSLYLLIFLSLLSQCTAQWCYQSQYSCDDTCRDPSRWAAQFPSCGGLRQSPINIVTSKVHVNTALPPFDFIGHTNRINITVENKGHSAHFALPQSVRLTGGALPGHYRAAQFHFHWGGNGRPGSEHTIDGERFPMELHIVHIKEPYGSLAEAEHDMAGIALLAFLFEETTDDHPHLDTVIAALGQVQNNGSATVISNFRLSDIIPAAKDLHSYYRYVGSMTTPGCEQAVAWTVFHKTISISSQQLDAIAQKCRFWTGQPMTDIFRPTQPLDGRIVYRSEASSALTSAIQLWFVVFSVVLGTTGLIH